The DNA segment ATGTTAACGGAACGCTCGTGCCAATAGAAAGGTCTGTCGGACCTTTCTATGTCTGTTGTGGGACAGATACTGTTTGGAACACGACGCCCTAGCGAATATGCCGTGCGTAGTGGCGCGGGTCGAAGCGCAGGACCATCAGCAGCATCACCCCCACCACCGCCGTGAGCGACCACCAGGCCCATTCGAAACTGCCCAGTTGGTCGCGAATCACCCCAGCGATCAGTGGCGACACGCCAGCAATCAGGTAGCCGATACCCTGCACGAAGGCCGTCAGGCCACCCGCGCGGCGCGGGTTGTCCAGGTGGTCCAGGGACAGGATCAGGCTCATTGGGAACAACCCGCCAATGCCCAGGCCCAGCAGGCATGGCCACAGGAGGGTGAGGTGCTGTGGGGAGAGGATCAGGCCACAGAAGCCGGCGATGATCAGCACCAGCAACACGGCCACCACCGCGCGCTTGTCCTGGCGCCGGTTGGCGATGGCCGGGGTGATCAGCCCGGAGACCACCTCCATGGCGGTCAGGAAACCCAGTAGCAAACCGGCACTCTGTTCGCTCCAGCCCTGCTCGACGTAGTACGGCGCCAGCCATGCCAGCACGCAGGTGTAGGAAGCGGTCCCGAGGCCGAAAAATATCGCCAGCAACCATGCGCGGCGATTACCGAAAAACGACGCCTGCGCACCGGTAGCGGCGTGGGGCAGGGGAGGCAATGCCGCGCGCTGGGCATACCAGAACAGCAGCGCCAGCACGGCGAGCACCGCCCAGATGGCCAGGCCGATCCGCCAACTGCCGGTCTGCACCTGGATAAACGGCGAGAATGACGCCGCCAATGCCGCGCCGCCCATGATCGCGGTGACGTATAGGCCCATGAACAGTGAAACATTGTCACGAAAGCGCGACTTGATCAGCGCCGGCATCAACGCCTGGATCAGCGCAATGCCCACGCCGGCGGCGATGGCGCTGAGGATCAATTCGGCGGCGGAGTCGAGAAATAGCCGTGACAGCGTGGCGAGGCCAATCACTACCAGCGACAGCACGATGCTGCGATGTTCGCCAAAGCGTTTGCCCAGGCCCATGCCGAAGAACATTGCCAAGCCCATCGCCATCACCGGCAGCATGGTCAACAACGACGCGGTGCTGAAACTCAGCGGCATATCACCACGGATCGACGATAACAAAGGACCGACTGCTGCCATGGACGGGCGCAGGTTGAGGGCCACCAGTACAACACTGATCATCAGCCAGAGGGCGGTGGTGGGTTTGGCGTGGACGTTTTCCATGGGCGGGCCTTGAATGGACAAGGCTGCTATTAGGCGGCTGCGCAGGGCAGTGGGCAAATCAGAAAGTCGCAGGGACTATTGAAAAAACCGGCACCGGCTTGTGTGGGAACCGGGTAAGACAGTTCCCACACAAGCCAGGGCGATTTCGTCGGCAGGGTGTGTCAGTAACCCACGGTAAAGCGTTGGCGCGAATGCTTCGGTGTTTCCACTTCGTCAATCAGGGCAATGGCGAAGTCGGCAAAGCTGATCCAACTACGGCCTGCGCTGCTCACCAACAGGTCGTCCTGGCCCAGGCGGAAGGTGCCGGTGCGCTCGGTCTCGACAAACTCTGCCGAGGGCGAAAGGAAGGTCCAGTCCAGGCCCTTTTCCTGACGCAAGGTGTCGAGGAATGCCACGCCAGCACTGGCCTCGGCCTTGTATTCGGCAGGGAAACCTTGGCTGTCGATGACCCGCCCGCCGTCCGGCAACAGCAGCGAGCCCGCGCCACCCACCACCAGCAGACGCTTCACGCCCGCCTGTTTTACCGGCCCGATCACCGCAGGCGCCGGCAGGGTGGCGAAGTGCGCAGCGCTGATCACCACGTCGCTGCCGCTGATGGCCTGTTGCAGGGCTGCAGCGTCCAGGGCGTCGGCCTGTTTGACGGTCAAGCCCGGGCGCGCAGCGATAGCTCCAGTGTTGCGTGCGATGGCCGTGACCGTATGGCCGCGACGCAGGGCTTCTTCCAGCAGTTGGCTACCGGCACGGCCGGTGGCACCAATGATTGCGATCTTGCTCATGACGTTCTCCAGTGCGGTAAGGGTTGGGTCAATTCACCACTGCATTTCGCCCTTGGCGACTTTGGCACTCAGCTCCAGGGAGCTTTCATCGGCCAGCTTCGGGTAGCGTTTTTTCATGGCTGCGATCAGGGCGGCGGAATCCTTGGCCTTGGCGGTTTCTACATCGAAAGCCTTGATGTAGTCGGCCGTGAAGGCGACGGATTTGACCGAAGGCGTGCCCAGGTAGTGGCCCGGCACCACGGTGACCGGCTTGAGTTTTTCGATACGTTGCAGGGTGCCCAGCCAATCGGCATGGGATTGCGCACCCTGGGTGTCGGCCATCCACAAGTGGATATTGTCCGAGACCACCACGCCGCCGATCACGGCCTTGATTGATGGGATCCAGACGAAACTGCGATCCGGCTGCGGGCCGTCCAGGCCGATGACTTCCAGCGGTTGCCCTTCGAGCGTCAGGCTATGGCCTTCGAGGACCTGAGGAATGATGGTCTTGGCGGGTTTGTCGGCACCCATTTTCGGGCCCCAGTAGGCGACTTTTCCGGCAACGGTGGCCTTGATATGGTCGACCACCGGCTGCGGTGCAAGGATCTTGGCCTGTGGGAAAGCGCTGGCCAGGGTGTCGAGGCCGAAGTAGTAATCCGGGTCGCCATGGCTGATGTAGATGGTGGTCAGCTGTTTGCCACTGGCGCGGATCTTCTGCACCAGTTGCTCGGCCTGGCCCTTGCCGAACTGCGCGTCTACCAGGATCGCGTCTTTCTCGCCGCTGACCAGCACCGAGCTGACGGGGAAGATCGCCGATTCACCGGGGTTGTACACGTCGAGAGTAAGGTCGGCGGCAGCTGCGTGAGCGGCAAAGCCGAGTACGGTGGTGGCCAATACAAAGCGCTTGAGGGTGGTGAGCATGTTCAGGTCCAGGTCAGAGGTGCCTTGGCAGGCGATGGACAGAGCTTAGTTGCACTTAACGCAGCAAAAAATGCGATGCTGGAACATAGTTTGTTTCTAAAACCGGGCAAATCATGGATCGTCTTCAAGCAATGCGCGTGTTTGTCACGGTGGTCGACCTGGGCAGCCAGTCTGCGGCCGCCGATCATCTGGACCTGTCGCGCCCAGTCGTGTCGCGCTACCTGGCAGAGCTGGAGGACTGGGTGGGCGCGCGCCTGATGCACCGCACCACGCGCAAGCTCAGCCTGACCGCCGCCGGCAGCGAAACCCTGCCGCGTTGCCGGCAGATGCTGGAATTGTCCTGCGACATGCAGGCCGCCGTCAGCGAACCGGACGACACCCCTCGTGGCCTGGTGCGCCTGAGTGTCAGCACCTCGTTTGGCCAGGCGCAACTGGCGGAGGCGATGGCCGAGTACGTCAAGCGCTACCCGCAGGTGACTATTGATCTGCAAATGCTCGACCGCACGGTGAACCTGGTGGATGAGCGCATCGACCTGGCGATTCGCACCAGCAACGACCTGGACCCCAACCTGATTGCGCGGCACCTGACGGTATGCCGCTCGGTGATCTGCGCGTCGCCGGCCTATCTGCTGGAACATCCGCAACCGCAGCGGGTAGAAGAGCTGGCGGGGCACAATTGCCTGACCCATACCTACTTCGGCAAAAGCCTGTGGCATTTCGAGGAAGATGGCGAGCCGGTGTCGGTGCCGGTGCACGGCAACATCAGCGCCAATGAAGCCAGCACCTTGCTAC comes from the Pseudomonas shahriarae genome and includes:
- a CDS encoding LysR family transcriptional regulator, producing MDRLQAMRVFVTVVDLGSQSAAADHLDLSRPVVSRYLAELEDWVGARLMHRTTRKLSLTAAGSETLPRCRQMLELSCDMQAAVSEPDDTPRGLVRLSVSTSFGQAQLAEAMAEYVKRYPQVTIDLQMLDRTVNLVDERIDLAIRTSNDLDPNLIARHLTVCRSVICASPAYLLEHPQPQRVEELAGHNCLTHTYFGKSLWHFEEDGEPVSVPVHGNISANEASTLLRVTLAGAGVAMLPTYQAGDYIRSGQLIRLLPHAEPRQMNMYAVYASRKHMPQALRSLLDFLVLRFPPQPQWDAGLDVR
- a CDS encoding cyanate transporter, whose translation is MENVHAKPTTALWLMISVVLVALNLRPSMAAVGPLLSSIRGDMPLSFSTASLLTMLPVMAMGLAMFFGMGLGKRFGEHRSIVLSLVVIGLATLSRLFLDSAAELILSAIAAGVGIALIQALMPALIKSRFRDNVSLFMGLYVTAIMGGAALAASFSPFIQVQTGSWRIGLAIWAVLAVLALLFWYAQRAALPPLPHAATGAQASFFGNRRAWLLAIFFGLGTASYTCVLAWLAPYYVEQGWSEQSAGLLLGFLTAMEVVSGLITPAIANRRQDKRAVVAVLLVLIIAGFCGLILSPQHLTLLWPCLLGLGIGGLFPMSLILSLDHLDNPRRAGGLTAFVQGIGYLIAGVSPLIAGVIRDQLGSFEWAWWSLTAVVGVMLLMVLRFDPRHYARHIR
- a CDS encoding MBL fold metallo-hydrolase → MLTTLKRFVLATTVLGFAAHAAAADLTLDVYNPGESAIFPVSSVLVSGEKDAILVDAQFGKGQAEQLVQKIRASGKQLTTIYISHGDPDYYFGLDTLASAFPQAKILAPQPVVDHIKATVAGKVAYWGPKMGADKPAKTIIPQVLEGHSLTLEGQPLEVIGLDGPQPDRSFVWIPSIKAVIGGVVVSDNIHLWMADTQGAQSHADWLGTLQRIEKLKPVTVVPGHYLGTPSVKSVAFTADYIKAFDVETAKAKDSAALIAAMKKRYPKLADESSLELSAKVAKGEMQW
- a CDS encoding NAD(P)-dependent oxidoreductase, with translation MSKIAIIGATGRAGSQLLEEALRRGHTVTAIARNTGAIAARPGLTVKQADALDAAALQQAISGSDVVISAAHFATLPAPAVIGPVKQAGVKRLLVVGGAGSLLLPDGGRVIDSQGFPAEYKAEASAGVAFLDTLRQEKGLDWTFLSPSAEFVETERTGTFRLGQDDLLVSSAGRSWISFADFAIALIDEVETPKHSRQRFTVGY